From Fusobacterium varium:
ATAGTTGTTTCATAGATAAAATCTGAATATCTGAATACAAGATTTTTGTCATGGGATACCATCACAACAGTAATATTTTCTTCTGTCGCTTTTCTTTTAAGAAACTCCATTATCTCTATACTGGTTTTATTGTCCTGTCCATAAGTAGGCTCATCACAAAGAATTATCTTCTGCCCAGCCCCCAACATAGAAAGAACTGCAAGTTTTCTTTGTTGCCCCTGACTAAGAGAAAAAGGCGAAAAATTTCTATATTTATAAAGTTCAAATTCTTTCAGCAAGTTTTCTGATTTTTCTAAAAGCAGCTTTTCATCTTCTTTAGGATATCTATTTCTCATAGTAAACATTATTTCATCTATAACTTTATATGTTATAAACTGGTTTTGAGGATTTTGAAAAACTATTCCTACATTATTTATGAATTCTTTATATTCAATTTTTTTTATATCTCTTCCAAATATTTTTATATTTCCATGTGATATCTTATATATCCCTGCTATAGCTTTTAAAAGAGAAGTTTTCCCAGCTCCACTTTTTCCTATTATAGAAGTTATACTTCCCTCTTTTATCTTAATATTAATATCTTCCAACAAAGGTTCCTTTTCATAAACTATTTTTAATCCTTCTATCTCTATTAAATCTGTTCGCTCTTTAAACTTCTCACGTTTTTCCAGATAATTCTTTTTATATTCCTCTTCATCTATTATATCAACAAGATATTTATCAATATTTTTATCAACAAAACTACACCCTTTTCCTAAATGGAGAAGAGTGTAATCTATATCTTTCCAAAGAGATACTCTGTGATCTACAGCTATTACAGTCACTTCTTTCTCTTTATTCATATTTTTCAGTATATTTACAATTTCCTGACTGCTTTCATAATCCACATTGGCAAAAGGTTCATCAAGTACTATAACTTTTGGTTTTACTGCTAGTATACATGCCAAAGAAAGTTTTTGTTTTTCTCCTCCTGAAAGTGAAGAAATTTTTCTGTATTTTAGATATTCTATTCCAGTTTCTTTTAATACTGCTTCTACAATTTCATCCATTTTTTCTACAGGAAAAGCAATATTCTCCAGACAGAATATTATTTCATCTTTTACTATATCCATACAAAACTGAGTGTCAGCATTTTGAAACATCATCATAATATATTCAGCTCTTTTCTCAAGAGAGTATTCAAATATTTCTTTTCCAAAAAGTTTTACTTCTCCTTTGGAAAGTATTCCTTTACTGCTTGGATAAAGTCCCGCAATAACATTAGCTAGAGTACTTTTTCCACAGCCTGAAAAACCTGTTATCAAATATATTTCCCCTTTATTAAAAGAGTATGTGAAGCCATTTATTATATTTTCTTTTGATGTTTCTCTATATTTAAAAACAATATCCTTACATCTTAAAACTTCTTCCATAGATTAATCTTCCATTTCAGGATCATTCTGCTGCCCAAGAGTATATCCGCTCAATGCTCCTGTTCCTGCCAGTTTATCAGCAGCTATTTTACAGATTATCCCTGAAAATACCACTGAGCTGATAAGTCTTACTACAAACATACATACTAACATCAACGGAGAATACTTTACAAATCCTCCTCTTATAAATCCCCATATAAAACTTGCTATACAAGCTGCTGCCGCTGCAATACACATATTCATCATAGTAAAGTTCTTATATTTATTCTTTGCAAATACAAGTTCTGGCCCCATTCCCTGAATTATTCCAGAAAGAATAACTATTGGTCCAAACATATTTCCCATGATAACCTCTATAAGAGCAGAAAGCACTTCTGATACAACTGCTACTCCTGATCTCTGTACAATATATGGCACAAAAGTAGAAGCCATAAACCATACACCAAAAAATATCTCATAAGCAAAAGGAGCTAATCCAAAAGGAGCAAGTATTGTTGCAAGAAAATTAGCAAAATATACAGCTCCTAAATATATAAATGAAAATATTACAGAAAAAATTGATACCATTATTACATCTTTTAGTTTCCAGTTAAACATTTTTTCCTCCTGATATCTTAATCCTTTGTTGGGCTATTTACTGAAATAGTAACCTGTAAAATATAATGTGACAGATTTGCCTCTCCATATTGAAATATTTCTTCCAATACATCAAATACACTATGCACATCGCCCTCTAAAATAGATACATAATGAGAACTCTTAGTAAAAACTCCTCTATCTTTTGCTGTCATTACTGCTTTGGCTATATGCTCCATATAGTCTTCTTCTCCCATAGGGTAAAAAGAAATCTTACTCATTACATTAAATTTTTTATCTTTGATATTTTTTTCATTTACCTTTTCATCGTCTACTTCCATAAATGAGTCTGCATCTGTATCACCAGGACATCCTTTGGAAAAAGTAGCCTCAAGAGCCATATGTACATCTTCTTTATAGGCATTAACAAATAAACCTTTTACTACATCAAATACATGAGTACTTTTTCCTCTGATACATGTACTTAATTTATCTGTTTGTTTCCAAACTTTTGAAGTATCTGTTTTTTCAAGTCCTCCAAGAATTATATCTACAAACTTGTCTGTCATTGGATAAAGGGAGAATCTACATCCAGACACTCCTTTACTTGCCCCACCTATACACCATAAACAATCTTTCAATCCCATTAAAAAAACCTCCTTTTATATCTGCAAAAGGAGGTTTGGTTATTTAGTAAAAAATATACACATTACTCCTTTCGCCGGTATTATCCGAATCAAGTTATGTGGGTTCAGGATTTTCCTATCTCAGCTTTTTAAGCACCCCAGTAATTCAACTAAATTATAATATCACTATTCTCTATGAATGTCTAGTATTTCTTGAAAAAATATGACTTTAAAATAAGAATTTTATTTATATAAATCATATCCCCAATCTCTCTTTTATGTTATGATATCCTTATACAGGTAACATAGGAGGGGAAAATGGAAAATATTAAACTTATTATTACTATTCAATGTGAAATTGCCAAAAGAAGATGCAGTGGATTTCATTGCATGAATTCATTTTTTACCAGAACTGGTCTTTTTAAAGATTACCCTAAAAATGAGGAGTTAAGATTTCTCACTTTTCAATGTGGGGGATGTCATGGAAAAGGGATCAACAGTCTCTTAGGAAATGTAAATAAACTAATTGCTCAGGAAAAACTTATCACTAAAGATGAAGTGGCTGTCCATTTTGCTTCATGTGTAACTTTTGATAATCATCATTCTGATAGATGCCCATTTATAAATGCTATGAAGAAAATAGTAAATAAAATGGGCTATATTAATATTGTTGAAGGAAGCTATCTTTCAAAAACAGCTACAAGAAGGAGAGAAGAGGGAGTATACAAAGATTATGCTGCCTTAAATAAATAAAAAATAAAGTCCCAGTATTAGACAGTTTTATCTGTTTTAATTACTGGGATTTTATAATTATATTTTATTGTTAAAACATTAAAAAAATGTTCAAAAATTTGTTTGAATTTAATGTTAATTTATATTTATTTTTTTAAATCAAACAATATCAAAACGACAAAATCAAAGCTATCAAACCTATATTTATAGAGTTATTATAATATCCTATCGTAATGCAAAATGAGGGCTTTCAAAAATTGATTTCATTTGGCATAAACAGAAAGGGTGTCCATCAGGGTCAAACATAACCCTCCAATCATCAGAGAATTGTTCAGGTGCAATTGTTGCTCCGCACTGAACTGCATATTGAACTGCTTCTTCTAAATTATTAACAGCAAAGTCTAAATGCGCCATTTGCTGCTGGGTCTCAGGTTTTTCTGGCCACACAGGAGGTACATATTCAGGATTACGCTGAAATGTTATCCCAGGATATGCTCCTTGATATGTTTTTGAAGGACATATACAGGCATAATCTTCATCATAAAAAGGTATTTCCCATTTGAGTAAATCTGCATAAAATTTTGCTGATTTGTAAGGGTCTATACAGTCCATTGTAAATGAGTACATTTTGATTTTCAGTTCATCATTCATCACATTAAAACCTCCTAAAGTATTTCTTATATTATTACTTTATCTTATA
This genomic window contains:
- a CDS encoding ABC transporter ATP-binding protein, with protein sequence MEEVLRCKDIVFKYRETSKENIINGFTYSFNKGEIYLITGFSGCGKSTLANVIAGLYPSSKGILSKGEVKLFGKEIFEYSLEKRAEYIMMMFQNADTQFCMDIVKDEIIFCLENIAFPVEKMDEIVEAVLKETGIEYLKYRKISSLSGGEKQKLSLACILAVKPKVIVLDEPFANVDYESSQEIVNILKNMNKEKEVTVIAVDHRVSLWKDIDYTLLHLGKGCSFVDKNIDKYLVDIIDEEEYKKNYLEKREKFKERTDLIEIEGLKIVYEKEPLLEDINIKIKEGSITSIIGKSGAGKTSLLKAIAGIYKISHGNIKIFGRDIKKIEYKEFINNVGIVFQNPQNQFITYKVIDEIMFTMRNRYPKEDEKLLLEKSENLLKEFELYKYRNFSPFSLSQGQQRKLAVLSMLGAGQKIILCDEPTYGQDNKTSIEIMEFLKRKATEENITVVMVSHDKNLVFRYSDFIYETTIDKNIRRIEI
- a CDS encoding ABC transporter permease protein translates to MFNWKLKDVIMVSIFSVIFSFIYLGAVYFANFLATILAPFGLAPFAYEIFFGVWFMASTFVPYIVQRSGVAVVSEVLSALIEVIMGNMFGPIVILSGIIQGMGPELVFAKNKYKNFTMMNMCIAAAAACIASFIWGFIRGGFVKYSPLMLVCMFVVRLISSVVFSGIICKIAADKLAGTGALSGYTLGQQNDPEMED
- a CDS encoding ABC transporter substrate-binding protein, which gives rise to MGLKDCLWCIGGASKGVSGCRFSLYPMTDKFVDIILGGLEKTDTSKVWKQTDKLSTCIRGKSTHVFDVVKGLFVNAYKEDVHMALEATFSKGCPGDTDADSFMEVDDEKVNEKNIKDKKFNVMSKISFYPMGEEDYMEHIAKAVMTAKDRGVFTKSSHYVSILEGDVHSVFDVLEEIFQYGEANLSHYILQVTISVNSPTKD